A single region of the Prochlorococcus marinus XMU1411 genome encodes:
- a CDS encoding DEAD/DEAH box helicase, with protein MLNLEEYFPFPLDDFQLEAIRAINSGNSVVLTAPTGSGKTLIGEFAIYRGLSHDSRVFYTTPLKALSNQKFRDFSNQYGDNKVGLLTGDISINREAPILVMTTEIFRNMLYGEFDEFDDPLENLESVILDECHYMNDPQRGTVWEETIIHCPTRTQIIALSATIANADQLQNWIEKVHGPTILINSDKRPVPLDFIFCSVKGLHPLLNNKGNGIHPNCKIWRAPKGQKMRGKVGRIMQPKSPSIGFVISKLAERNMLPAIYFIFSRRGCDKAIENIKDLTLVSYSEANMISQKLDVYLKNNQEAIKDKSQCEALKRGIASHHAGLLPAWKELVEELFQQGLIKVVFATETLAAGINMPARTTVISSLSKRTEDGHRLLFSSEFLQMSGRAGRRGKDTQGYVVTLQTRFEGAKEASALAISKPNSLESQFTPSYGMVLNLLQSYTLEKSKELIKRSFGSFLYLGESSGENIILENLDKDLNELKKITSNVSWKDFDAYEKLKNRLKEERRLLKILEKQAAEKLSEEITNALPYIKDGSLISIKAPQIKRKIVPGLICKKIYESQKIKSLLCLTVDNLFILIKPSYIVSIFNDLDAIDVLGLEVPKMYFSGEVFRGDHMSQCYADRILEVSKKNDLQTPQYDLTTEVLAQQQQINNLEETVNDHPAHRFGDSRKLKKYRKRIVDVEQEIYMRKKLLEDKENHNWRTFTDLIKILNHFGCLNDLELTEVGQTVGAIRSENELWIGLVLVSGYLDDLDPPELAAIIQAVCVDIRRPNLWCNFKPSLKVIDVFNELDGLRKLVASQQNKFHIEIPIYLETELTGIISEWARGKKWKDLVFNTSLDEGDVVRIIRRSIDVLSQVQYCIGVSNKLKSKAKLALKAINRFPVSESNDLIKVSEDINPATKRIDNNS; from the coding sequence TTGCTTAATTTAGAGGAATATTTTCCCTTTCCACTAGATGATTTCCAATTAGAAGCAATTCGAGCTATTAATAGCGGAAATTCTGTTGTTTTAACGGCACCAACAGGTTCTGGTAAAACATTGATAGGTGAATTTGCTATATATAGAGGCTTATCTCATGACAGTAGAGTTTTTTATACAACACCTTTAAAAGCACTATCAAACCAAAAGTTTAGAGATTTTTCTAATCAGTATGGTGATAATAAAGTTGGTCTTTTAACTGGAGATATAAGTATAAATAGAGAAGCACCAATCTTAGTTATGACGACTGAGATTTTTAGGAACATGCTTTATGGCGAATTTGATGAATTTGATGATCCTTTAGAGAATTTAGAATCTGTGATTCTTGATGAATGCCATTATATGAATGACCCCCAAAGAGGCACAGTTTGGGAAGAAACTATAATCCATTGCCCTACTAGAACTCAAATAATAGCTTTATCAGCAACAATAGCCAATGCAGATCAACTACAAAATTGGATAGAAAAAGTTCATGGGCCCACAATATTAATTAATAGCGATAAGAGACCAGTCCCACTTGATTTTATTTTTTGTAGTGTTAAAGGGCTCCATCCACTTTTAAATAATAAGGGTAATGGAATTCATCCAAACTGTAAGATTTGGAGAGCTCCTAAAGGTCAGAAAATGAGAGGGAAAGTGGGTAGGATAATGCAACCAAAGTCTCCCTCAATTGGCTTTGTGATCTCTAAACTAGCTGAACGAAATATGTTGCCAGCTATTTATTTTATCTTTAGTAGAAGAGGATGTGACAAGGCTATTGAGAATATAAAAGACTTAACTTTAGTAAGTTATTCAGAAGCGAATATGATATCCCAAAAATTAGATGTTTATCTTAAAAATAATCAAGAGGCAATTAAAGATAAATCTCAATGCGAGGCATTAAAACGAGGTATTGCATCTCACCATGCTGGATTATTGCCTGCATGGAAAGAATTGGTTGAGGAATTATTTCAGCAAGGTTTGATAAAAGTTGTTTTTGCAACTGAAACTCTTGCTGCAGGAATTAATATGCCCGCAAGAACCACTGTTATTTCTTCTTTATCAAAAAGGACAGAAGATGGGCACAGATTATTATTTAGCAGTGAATTTTTGCAAATGTCCGGAAGAGCTGGAAGAAGAGGAAAAGATACCCAAGGATATGTTGTTACATTACAAACAAGATTTGAAGGTGCCAAAGAAGCAAGTGCACTGGCTATTAGCAAACCAAATTCTTTAGAGAGTCAATTCACTCCTAGTTATGGAATGGTACTTAATCTTTTACAAAGTTATACTTTAGAAAAGTCTAAAGAATTAATTAAAAGAAGTTTTGGTAGTTTTTTATATTTAGGTGAATCTTCAGGTGAGAATATAATTCTTGAAAATTTAGATAAGGATTTAAATGAATTAAAAAAAATCACATCTAACGTTTCATGGAAAGATTTTGATGCCTACGAAAAGTTAAAAAATCGTCTTAAAGAAGAGAGAAGACTCTTGAAAATTTTAGAAAAACAAGCAGCAGAAAAATTATCAGAAGAGATCACTAATGCACTCCCATATATTAAAGATGGAAGCTTAATTTCAATTAAAGCTCCTCAAATTAAAAGAAAAATTGTTCCAGGATTAATTTGTAAGAAAATATATGAATCCCAAAAAATAAAGAGTTTATTGTGTTTGACAGTTGATAATTTATTTATTCTTATAAAACCCTCATACATTGTAAGTATTTTTAATGATTTGGATGCAATTGATGTCTTAGGACTTGAAGTACCAAAGATGTATTTTTCTGGAGAGGTATTTAGGGGAGATCATATGTCGCAGTGTTATGCGGATCGAATTTTAGAAGTTTCTAAAAAAAATGATTTACAAACTCCACAATATGATCTGACAACGGAAGTTTTGGCACAACAGCAACAAATTAATAATTTAGAAGAAACAGTCAATGATCATCCCGCACATAGATTTGGAGACTCTAGGAAATTAAAGAAATATAGAAAAAGAATTGTTGATGTTGAACAAGAAATATATATGAGAAAAAAACTTCTAGAGGATAAAGAAAATCATAACTGGAGAACTTTTACCGATTTGATTAAAATTTTGAATCATTTCGGTTGTTTAAATGATTTGGAATTGACTGAAGTTGGACAAACAGTTGGTGCAATAAGAAGTGAAAATGAATTATGGATTGGTCTGGTTTTAGTTAGTGGTTATTTAGACGATTTAGATCCTCCTGAGTTAGCTGCAATTATTCAAGCTGTATGTGTTGATATAAGGAGACCTAATCTTTGGTGTAATTTCAAGCCTTCTTTAAAGGTAATAGATGTTTTTAATGAATTAGATGGTTTAAGAAAATTAGTCGCTTCTCAACAAAATAAGTTTCATATTGAAATCCCTATTTATTTAGAAACAGAGTTAACTGGAATTATTTCTGAATGGGCAAGAGGAAAAAAATGGAAAGATTTGGTTTTTAATACTTCATTAGACGAAGGTGATGTAGTGAGAATTATTAGAAGATCAATTGATGTCCTTTCTCAAGTTCAATACTGTATTGGTGTTAGCAATAAATTAAAAAGCAAAGCAAAGCTAGCATTAAAAGCTATTAATCGTTTTCCTGTTTCTGAATCTAATGATCTTATAAAAGTCTCTGAAGATATTAATCCTGCAACAAAAAGAATTGACAATAATTCTTAA
- a CDS encoding aminotransferase class I/II-fold pyridoxal phosphate-dependent enzyme — MKKIKIPKNRIRKLKTFSLGKKSFELLSLNSQNKKLIDLCSNDYFGLSRDKDLIKAAYEISMLEGIGSGSSRFITGSRPIHNLLETELAKWLDQDKVLLFPSGFQANIAAIQTLANRNSIVIADKLIHNSLLVGVKAAQAKLVRFSHNNLKDLEDKIIKSNPTKNSILVVVESLYSMEGSIAPLREITAICNKNSVQLLVDEAHAIGILGPEGRGLSFNFRSDITIVTGTFGKAFGSGGAFIASNSEIGEYLIQTSGAFRYTTALAPSLAAGALEGLKKILENKEWGNELLSSAKIWKDEITKNFSFPIQGDSHILSIIVGQEEKAIYLQKHLEENGFLAIAIRPPTVPVGQSRIRITIRRNLDLNLLKNFIAVLKEFK; from the coding sequence ATGAAAAAAATAAAAATTCCAAAAAATAGAATCCGTAAATTAAAAACATTTTCTTTAGGTAAAAAATCATTCGAACTTCTAAGTTTAAATTCGCAAAATAAAAAACTTATAGACTTATGCAGTAATGATTATTTTGGATTAAGTAGGGACAAGGATTTAATAAAAGCTGCTTATGAAATAAGCATGTTAGAAGGTATTGGTTCAGGAAGCTCTAGGTTTATTACAGGTTCAAGACCAATACATAATTTATTAGAAACAGAACTTGCCAAGTGGCTTGATCAAGATAAAGTATTACTATTTCCAAGTGGATTTCAAGCAAATATAGCCGCTATCCAGACTTTAGCAAACAGAAATAGTATCGTAATAGCAGATAAATTAATCCATAACTCTTTATTGGTTGGAGTTAAAGCTGCTCAAGCTAAACTAGTTCGTTTCTCACACAATAATTTAAAAGATTTAGAAGATAAAATTATTAAGTCTAACCCCACAAAAAATTCCATTTTAGTTGTTGTAGAATCTCTTTATAGCATGGAGGGATCAATTGCTCCGCTCAGAGAAATAACGGCAATTTGCAACAAAAATAGTGTTCAATTATTAGTTGACGAAGCCCATGCAATTGGGATCTTGGGCCCTGAAGGCAGGGGTTTAAGTTTTAATTTCCGTTCAGATATAACTATAGTTACTGGAACTTTTGGAAAAGCATTTGGAAGCGGTGGAGCTTTCATAGCCTCCAATTCAGAAATTGGTGAGTATCTTATCCAAACAAGTGGTGCATTTAGGTACACAACCGCTCTTGCACCATCTTTAGCTGCTGGAGCACTAGAAGGTTTAAAAAAAATTTTAGAAAATAAAGAATGGGGTAATGAGTTGTTATCTTCTGCGAAGATATGGAAAGATGAAATTACTAAAAATTTTAGTTTTCCAATTCAAGGAGATTCTCACATTTTATCAATTATTGTTGGCCAAGAAGAGAAGGCAATTTATCTACAAAAACATCTTGAGGAAAATGGGTTTTTAGCAATTGCGATAAGACCACCTACTGTTCCAGTTGGGCAATCAAGAATCAGAATAACAATACGAAGAAACTTAGATTTGAATCTGCTAAAAAATTTCATTGCAGTATTAAAAGAGTTTAAATGA
- a CDS encoding methyltransferase domain-containing protein translates to MMKMDSKKWNEKIKNNFNDAAYRYLEHSNIQKFFAKKIVQFIKELNPPKKGEWIDLGSGPGILADEIEKNFSSQKVARIDFSKKMLLENKLSSKKILWDLNNDLPPEINNCSLLTSNFCIHWLNKPEKIIKNWFSKLKSGGFLIISYPTKNCFPEWKDTCRKIDIEYSGLNFLCSKELLKDFKSPEIHYSEKFNYLENFEDVYKLFRSIKNVGAQSTNCKHKTVKELKKIQKFWPKNYNNTVNLSWQIEIQIIKKL, encoded by the coding sequence ATGATGAAAATGGATAGTAAAAAGTGGAATGAGAAAATAAAAAATAATTTCAATGATGCTGCATATCGGTATTTAGAGCATTCAAATATTCAGAAATTTTTTGCCAAAAAGATTGTTCAATTTATCAAAGAATTAAATCCCCCAAAAAAAGGTGAATGGATAGATCTAGGATCAGGACCAGGAATATTAGCTGATGAAATAGAAAAAAATTTTTCTTCCCAAAAAGTAGCCAGAATTGATTTCAGCAAAAAAATGCTTCTTGAGAATAAATTATCTAGTAAAAAAATTTTATGGGATTTGAATAATGATTTACCTCCTGAAATCAATAACTGTTCTCTATTAACATCTAACTTTTGTATCCATTGGTTAAACAAGCCAGAAAAGATAATAAAAAATTGGTTTAGTAAATTAAAATCTGGAGGTTTTTTAATCATTTCTTATCCAACAAAAAATTGTTTTCCTGAATGGAAAGATACTTGTAGAAAAATTGATATTGAATATAGTGGTCTTAATTTCCTTTGTTCTAAAGAATTATTAAAAGATTTCAAATCACCTGAAATTCATTATTCAGAAAAGTTTAATTATCTTGAAAATTTTGAAGATGTATATAAGCTTTTTAGAAGCATTAAAAATGTAGGGGCGCAATCAACAAATTGTAAACACAAAACAGTGAAGGAGTTAAAAAAAATTCAAAAGTTTTGGCCAAAGAATTACAATAATACAGTTAACCTTTCATGGCAAATTGAGATTCAAATCATAAAGAAATTATGA
- the bioD gene encoding dethiobiotin synthase — translation MSSQDTIFKFVICGTDTDIGKTLISSFFVKGLNSFYWKPIQSGIESQTDSQTVEKLAPLSKEKIIKEAYVFTKPLSPHWAAEIDQKTINFEKLRLPKVQGSLIVETAGGLMVPITRNFLQIDQIKQWNLPVILVCKSSLGTLNHTLLSIEALKRRNIEILGLVVNGEKHLDNPRTLVDFSGIPLIAEFPYIEKMDSNNLDILWKELDIKNKLISLLNSKIS, via the coding sequence ATGAGTAGTCAGGATACTATTTTCAAATTTGTAATTTGTGGAACAGATACTGATATTGGAAAAACTTTAATAAGCTCTTTTTTCGTTAAAGGATTAAATTCCTTTTATTGGAAGCCTATTCAAAGCGGTATTGAATCGCAAACTGATAGTCAAACTGTTGAAAAACTTGCACCATTAAGTAAAGAGAAAATCATCAAAGAAGCTTATGTCTTTACTAAACCGCTATCTCCTCATTGGGCTGCTGAAATAGATCAAAAAACTATTAACTTTGAAAAGTTGAGATTACCAAAAGTGCAAGGCTCATTAATTGTAGAAACTGCAGGTGGATTAATGGTTCCAATAACACGCAATTTTTTGCAAATAGATCAAATAAAACAATGGAATCTTCCGGTAATACTTGTATGTAAGAGCTCACTTGGCACTCTTAACCATACCCTGCTTAGTATTGAGGCCTTAAAACGAAGAAATATTGAGATTTTAGGTTTAGTAGTCAATGGTGAAAAACACCTAGATAATCCAAGAACTCTAGTTGATTTTAGTGGTATTCCGTTAATTGCTGAATTTCCTTACATCGAAAAAATGGACTCAAACAATTTAGATATACTATGGAAAGAACTAGACATCAAGAATAAGTTGATCTCACTTTTAAACTCAAAAATAAGTTAA
- the bioA gene encoding adenosylmethionine--8-amino-7-oxononanoate transaminase, producing MKSLDSKTPNQDWHPNIWPPFTQINNSKPQIEVTHGQDALLFTKNPKKELIDAISSWWVTLHGHSNQYIADAIFNQSKKLEQVIFADFLHPQAKKLAERLSELTKLERLFFSDNGSTAVEVALKIAFQSWQNRGETRTQIVAFDGAYHGDTFGAMALGERNIFNENFDNLMFPVRRVPWPSTWMNDEEVENKENEAIQKLETLLKTPTVAVILEPLVQGAGGMNMVRPQFIKKVSEIINNNNSLLIADEVLTGFGRCGSLFAFQKAKIVPDLISISKGLTGGFLPMGITLCKEKIFQSFIDDSPRKTFWHGHSFTANPLGCAAANASLDLLEKEPNKYLSFEEKHLSHLIKFQNLPYIKKIRVSGTIAAFDLDIGNKKGYFNNIGKEIKSLAMEQGLFIRPLGNVIYLLPPLCITDDQLEKSYWIIRQILENL from the coding sequence ATGAAATCTTTGGATTCAAAAACTCCAAATCAAGATTGGCACCCAAATATTTGGCCACCTTTTACACAAATTAATAACAGCAAACCGCAAATAGAAGTAACTCATGGTCAAGATGCCCTCCTATTTACTAAAAATCCTAAAAAAGAGCTAATAGATGCAATCAGTAGTTGGTGGGTAACTCTTCATGGACATAGTAATCAATACATTGCGGATGCCATTTTCAATCAATCAAAAAAACTTGAGCAAGTTATATTTGCTGATTTTTTACATCCACAGGCAAAAAAATTGGCGGAAAGACTTAGTGAATTAACAAAACTAGAAAGATTATTCTTTTCTGATAACGGTTCTACTGCAGTGGAAGTCGCTTTAAAAATTGCCTTCCAATCATGGCAAAATAGAGGAGAGACAAGAACTCAAATAGTAGCTTTTGATGGCGCCTATCATGGCGATACATTTGGAGCAATGGCTTTAGGTGAAAGAAATATTTTTAATGAGAATTTCGATAATCTTATGTTCCCAGTAAGGAGAGTCCCCTGGCCTTCAACTTGGATGAACGATGAAGAAGTAGAAAATAAAGAAAATGAGGCGATCCAAAAATTAGAAACTCTACTTAAAACTCCCACAGTTGCAGTAATCCTCGAGCCACTTGTTCAAGGAGCAGGAGGAATGAATATGGTTAGGCCTCAGTTTATAAAAAAAGTTTCAGAAATTATAAACAACAATAATTCTTTGTTAATTGCTGATGAAGTTTTGACTGGGTTTGGGAGATGTGGAAGTCTTTTTGCATTTCAAAAGGCAAAAATCGTTCCCGATTTAATAAGTATTTCAAAAGGCTTAACTGGTGGATTTTTACCGATGGGAATAACTTTATGTAAAGAAAAAATTTTTCAATCCTTTATTGATGATTCCCCAAGAAAAACTTTTTGGCATGGACATAGTTTTACTGCTAATCCTTTAGGTTGTGCTGCTGCAAATGCTAGCCTTGATTTATTAGAAAAAGAACCAAACAAATACCTTTCATTTGAAGAAAAACATTTATCTCACTTAATTAAATTTCAAAACTTACCCTATATAAAAAAAATAAGGGTATCGGGCACAATTGCTGCCTTCGATTTAGATATTGGGAACAAAAAAGGTTATTTCAATAATATTGGGAAAGAAATAAAGAGTCTTGCAATGGAGCAAGGTTTATTTATTAGACCCCTCGGGAATGTTATTTATCTCTTGCCACCTCTCTGTATAACCGATGATCAATTAGAAAAAAGTTACTGGATAATAAGGCAAATCTTAGAAAATCTTTAG
- a CDS encoding DUF3143 domain-containing protein — translation MNPSKKPINQYSLQSLELWLTDLGAVKDINNPSKWYLLLSNWNATIIFEQEDLSVIWESEGQETKRLFSYCINREDVENAILQGP, via the coding sequence GTGAATCCCTCTAAAAAACCTATCAATCAATATTCACTGCAATCATTGGAATTGTGGCTAACTGATTTAGGTGCTGTGAAGGATATTAATAATCCATCTAAATGGTATCTTTTACTTTCAAATTGGAATGCAACTATTATTTTTGAACAAGAAGATTTAAGTGTTATCTGGGAAAGTGAAGGACAAGAAACTAAAAGACTATTTTCCTATTGCATTAATAGAGAAGATGTGGAAAATGCAATACTGCAGGGACCTTAA
- a CDS encoding J domain-containing protein, whose translation MKGATSYYKILGVNENASNHELRKAFCKLSIELHPDTTSLEIDVAKSKFQEVLEAYEHLNNSNLRKIYDDKLKENSRSKNNTNVLNNLVIDSNNQNLIGNRRPFSNGELFSLFLLIIIISISLICSIFIASFTGKELETIPLWLIK comes from the coding sequence TTGAAAGGGGCAACTTCCTATTACAAAATTTTAGGTGTAAATGAAAATGCATCCAATCATGAATTAAGAAAGGCATTTTGTAAACTTTCTATTGAGTTGCATCCAGATACAACTTCATTAGAAATAGACGTTGCTAAAAGTAAATTTCAAGAAGTTCTTGAAGCTTATGAACATTTAAATAATAGTAATTTAAGGAAAATATATGATGACAAACTAAAAGAAAACTCTAGAAGTAAAAATAATACTAACGTTTTAAATAATTTAGTAATCGATTCTAATAATCAAAATTTAATAGGAAATAGAAGGCCTTTTTCGAATGGAGAATTGTTTTCGTTGTTTCTTTTAATTATCATAATTTCTATAAGTTTAATTTGTTCAATTTTTATTGCTTCTTTTACTGGAAAAGAATTAGAGACAATACCGCTTTGGCTAATTAAATAA
- the rsmG gene encoding 16S rRNA (guanine(527)-N(7))-methyltransferase RsmG, whose protein sequence is MKKQKIPEEILSLITEEEINLFQELQIKIKELNNKTNLTRLTDGDDYWVSQVFDSIWPFKAFTNINFDNKKFLDIGSGCGFPGLAYAVTHPNSEIYLIDSLKKKTDAIKILVEQINFKNNIHVINDRVENLAHQSSMRNNFNIATTRAVSNPSTVSEYILPMLKKEGFGVLYCGKWTNEESKNLDKTLEILEGKVKDKKEIQLPRNKGTRNIILIQPKNFCPEIYPRKVGKPEKNPL, encoded by the coding sequence ATGAAAAAACAAAAAATTCCAGAAGAAATTCTTTCCTTAATAACTGAAGAAGAAATTAATTTATTTCAAGAGTTACAAATTAAAATTAAAGAATTAAATAATAAGACCAATCTTACAAGATTAACTGATGGGGACGATTATTGGGTATCTCAAGTTTTTGACAGCATTTGGCCATTCAAAGCTTTCACGAATATTAATTTTGATAATAAAAAATTTTTAGATATTGGATCAGGCTGTGGCTTTCCAGGTTTAGCTTATGCAGTAACTCATCCTAATTCTGAGATATACCTAATTGATTCTTTGAAAAAGAAAACAGATGCAATAAAAATTTTAGTTGAACAGATCAATTTCAAAAACAATATTCATGTAATCAATGATCGTGTTGAGAACTTAGCCCACCAATCGTCAATGAGAAATAATTTTAATATTGCAACAACTAGAGCAGTTAGTAATCCATCAACAGTTTCAGAATATATTCTACCCATGTTAAAAAAAGAAGGGTTTGGAGTTTTATATTGTGGCAAATGGACGAATGAAGAAAGCAAAAATCTAGATAAAACTTTAGAAATATTAGAAGGGAAAGTTAAAGATAAAAAAGAGATACAATTACCAAGAAATAAAGGCACCCGAAATATTATTCTTATTCAACCAAAAAATTTCTGCCCTGAAATTTACCCAAGAAAAGTTGGCAAACCTGAGAAAAATCCACTATAA
- a CDS encoding aldo/keto reductase has protein sequence MQYRRFGRTNLMIPILSLGGMRFQKSWEQLDFSEISYEEQNKVENILNLANKYGLTHVETAKYYGTSEVQLGIGFENIKKIPNIIQTKIPPNSDPKIFERDVMTSLEKLKVKRIDLLAIHGINTDEHLHQAVKDDGCINVLRNLQKENLIGSIGFSTHGKSSLIEKAISTNLFDYVNLHWYFINQENTKVINLANKYDLGVFIISPTDKGGHLHNPSTKMLELCRPLHPIVFNDLFCLRNKNVHTLSVGVAKETDFDLHLEAVSLLSESEKYVPKIINRVRQESINALGLEWYLNWNRNLPNWEYTPGNINIPVLLWISNLIDCLDMEGFARARYQLLGNGSHWFPGCNANLLDVNVSESQLLDVLEGHINPKKVINKLRTLKEKFGDKVAKRLSKE, from the coding sequence ATGCAATATCGGAGATTTGGTCGAACCAATCTGATGATCCCTATTTTATCTTTGGGTGGTATGAGATTTCAAAAAAGTTGGGAACAATTAGATTTTTCTGAGATTTCATATGAAGAACAAAATAAAGTAGAAAATATTTTGAATCTGGCAAACAAATATGGCTTAACTCATGTCGAAACTGCTAAGTACTATGGCACTTCTGAGGTGCAATTAGGAATAGGTTTTGAAAATATCAAAAAAATCCCAAACATTATTCAAACGAAGATTCCTCCAAATAGTGATCCAAAAATTTTTGAGAGAGATGTAATGACAAGTTTAGAAAAGTTGAAGGTTAAAAGAATTGATTTGCTAGCAATACATGGCATTAATACTGATGAACATTTACATCAAGCTGTTAAAGATGACGGTTGTATTAACGTTTTAAGGAATTTGCAAAAAGAAAATTTAATTGGATCTATTGGATTTTCTACCCATGGAAAATCTTCACTTATTGAGAAGGCTATATCAACAAACTTATTTGATTATGTAAATTTGCACTGGTATTTTATTAATCAAGAAAATACAAAAGTTATAAATTTAGCAAATAAATATGATCTCGGGGTTTTTATAATAAGTCCCACTGATAAAGGGGGACATCTTCATAATCCATCAACAAAAATGTTGGAACTTTGCAGACCACTTCATCCTATAGTTTTTAACGATCTTTTTTGCTTAAGAAATAAAAACGTCCATACTCTTAGTGTGGGTGTTGCTAAAGAAACAGATTTTGATCTGCATTTAGAAGCTGTTTCGTTGTTATCAGAATCTGAAAAGTATGTTCCAAAGATAATAAACAGAGTAAGGCAGGAATCAATTAATGCTTTAGGTTTAGAATGGTATCTAAATTGGAATAGAAATTTACCGAATTGGGAATATACTCCAGGAAATATTAATATTCCTGTTTTGCTTTGGATTTCAAATTTAATAGATTGTTTGGATATGGAAGGATTTGCCAGAGCTAGATATCAATTGCTTGGGAATGGAAGTCATTGGTTCCCTGGATGTAACGCTAATTTATTAGATGTGAATGTTTCTGAAAGCCAATTATTGGATGTTTTAGAGGGTCATATAAATCCAAAAAAAGTTATAAATAAATTAAGAACTTTAAAAGAGAAGTTTGGAGATAAGGTTGCTAAAAGATTATCAAAAGAATAA
- a CDS encoding ferredoxin yields the protein MDLTDPFDNVQKNIEISGFEPTLGGQLAEKAVWVDESKCIGCQYCVHVASNTFLVDEFHGRSRAIRQDGDSVDVIQEAIDTCPVDCIHWVKFEALDDLENSLDRDMFQSFGKPPRMNKH from the coding sequence ATGGATTTAACCGATCCATTTGATAATGTTCAAAAAAATATAGAAATTTCAGGATTTGAGCCTACTTTAGGTGGTCAATTAGCTGAAAAAGCTGTTTGGGTTGATGAATCTAAGTGCATTGGTTGTCAATACTGTGTACACGTTGCCTCAAACACTTTCTTAGTTGATGAATTTCACGGTAGGAGTCGAGCAATCAGACAAGATGGAGATAGTGTTGATGTTATACAAGAGGCAATAGATACTTGCCCTGTTGATTGTATTCACTGGGTTAAGTTTGAAGCATTAGATGATCTAGAGAATAGCCTCGATAGGGACATGTTTCAATCATTTGGAAAACCACCAAGAATGAATAAGCATTAA
- a CDS encoding DUF1257 domain-containing protein encodes MSHFSTIKTQLKDSEPLIKALKNLGYIINQEEKFVKGYRGKFTAVDISLNLPGDTKVGFKWDNNSNSYELVTDLDLWKFEIPVERFISKVTQMYAYETIISKTKEDGYQIVEQKNQNDGSIELVLTKWDN; translated from the coding sequence ATGTCACACTTTAGTACGATTAAAACCCAGCTCAAAGATTCAGAGCCATTAATTAAAGCCTTAAAAAATCTTGGTTACATTATCAACCAGGAAGAAAAGTTTGTTAAAGGCTACAGAGGTAAATTTACAGCTGTTGATATCAGCTTGAATCTCCCAGGCGATACTAAAGTTGGATTTAAATGGGATAATAATTCAAATTCATACGAGCTAGTTACAGATCTCGATCTATGGAAATTTGAGATCCCTGTTGAGAGATTTATCTCTAAGGTTACTCAAATGTATGCCTACGAAACCATTATTTCCAAAACAAAAGAGGATGGTTATCAAATCGTAGAACAAAAAAACCAAAATGATGGTTCTATTGAATTGGTTTTAACCAAGTGGGATAACTAA
- a CDS encoding DUF2997 domain-containing protein, producing the protein MPQKTLRFKIHQDGRVEETVEGFTGVSCNEATRNLENALGKVTVKNKTSDAFISNQNEKLKQSNHESNVTL; encoded by the coding sequence ATGCCTCAAAAAACATTGAGATTCAAAATTCATCAAGACGGAAGAGTTGAAGAGACTGTTGAAGGATTTACAGGTGTTTCATGCAATGAAGCTACAAGAAATCTCGAAAACGCTCTTGGTAAAGTAACAGTTAAAAATAAAACATCTGATGCTTTCATCTCTAATCAAAATGAAAAATTAAAACAATCCAACCACGAATCTAATGTCACACTTTAG